The [Clostridium] colinum genome includes the window TTTTGTTATTAAAATTTTTATACAGAGTATAAAATCAAAAATAAAAAGTATAAAAATCTTTCTTTTAAAGACTTTTATACTTTTTATTTTATTGTATAGAACAATATATTTATCTAATCGATAGGAGCTTGATAAAACCTTCCATAAAATTGTTCTGTTTTAAAGCTGTTAATTATTATATATGGGTCTACCATTTGCATAGTTTCTACTATTTCTGGTACTTCATAAGCAGATACAACAGTGTGTATTACTGTAACATTTTTTTTGCTATAGCCACCAATAGCATCTACACAAGACAGACCGTGTCTAAAGTTTTTAATATATGCTTCTATTACTTCTTTTGGTTTACAAGTAGTCATTTGTAATGTAACACGTACATATCTTTGATGGAATGTTGATATAGTTCTAGTTGTTACATATTGAAATAATATAGAATATCCAGCCTTGGACCAGCCAAATAAAATACCAAATATACATAATAATACTACGTTAAACATAAAAACATAGTTCCATATAGATTGTCCTTTTTTATTAGATACATATAATGCAATAAAGTCTGTACCACCAGTAGAGGCACGTCCTTTTAAAGCTAGTACAATAGATATACCAAATAAAAAACCACCAAATATAACATTTAATATAGGGTCATTTTTTTCAAAAAATGGTTTAAAATTTACTACTTTTAATAACATACTACTAATAAATACTTGTAGCAAAGAATAAAAAACAAAACGTTTACTAATAGCTCTGTAGCATAAAAGAGCAACAGGTATATTTAAAGCTACTAACAAAAATGATACAGAGATAGAGTGACCAAAAAAAGATGTAGATATTTTATTTATTAACAAAGCAATACCAGTAAAACCACTTGATAATAATCCAGAAGGTTGTATAAATGATTGTATTACAAAAGTTTGCAATATTGCAGATATTATTACTAATGTTAATGTAATTATATGTGCTATTTTTTTATTATTTTTAAGATATTTTTCCATTTTTATTATACTTTTATGCTCCTATTTTAATTATTATATAAATCTTCCATTTTTATTTCTTGTCTATTTTGATAAATTCTTTCTAGCTCTTGAGATAATCTTTCTTCTATATTTTTGCTAATATAATTTATTTCTTTTAATGATTCTTGTAAAATTTTTTCTACATCTAAAAGGCAACTATCGGCATAGCTTATAGCACCATCTCTCATTTCAGTAACATATTCTTTCATTTCTTTTCTTTTATTTTCTTCCATTATTTTGGCAAGCTTTGTTATGTTATGTTCACTAACCATATTTTGAGCTTCTTCTTCTGCCATTTTTATAATTTTATTTGCCTCTAAATTTGCATCTTGTAAAATTTTATCAGCATTATCTATTATTTTTTTAGCTTCTTTTAGCTCTCTTGGAAGATTATATCTAATATCTTCTAATATATTAAAAGCTTCATCTTTATCTATACCTTTTCCACCAAAAAGACTACCACTTTTACTTTCGTTTATTAATGTAAATAATTCATCTATTAAGTCATCTACTTTTGCATATTCTTGCATATTAATACTCTCCTTTATTGACTTTTTCTTCTAATTTATCTTTTACAATTTTTGGTACCATATCATCATATTGACCACCAAATATAGCTATTTCTTTAACTACACTAGAACTTAACCATAAATTTTGAGTATCTGTTGGCATAAACAAAGTTTCTATTTCTTTATTCATTGTTTTATTAGTAAGTGCTATTTGAAATTCGTATTCAAAATCTGTTAATGCTCGTAAACCTCTTATTACTATTTTACAATCCATTTTTTTGCAAAAATCTACCAATAGGCCAGAAAAACTTTCTACCCTTACATTAGGTATATTTTTAGTTAATTCTTTTAACATTTCAATTTTTTCTTGTGTAGAAAACATTGGATTTTTTGAATGATTGTTTAAAACAGCTACAATAAGTGTATCTGTTAGTTTACTAGCTCTAGTTATTATATCTAAATGTCCATTTGTAGGTGGGTCAAAGCTACCGGGATAAACAGCGTTCAAAAAATTATCCTCCTTTTATCATTTATACTCTAAAAAAACCATTTTAGTCGTTTTATATTCTTTTATTCTATATGTATATAGTTTTTGTAAAATAATTTCTGGTTCGTTTATATGTTGTTCACAAATAATAAAACCATCATTTTTTAAAATTTCATTATCTTCTATTTTTTTTAAAACAGGTAATAAAAGACCTTTATCATAGGGTGGGTCTAAAAAAATTATATCAAATTTTTTATTATTAATAGAAAATTTATTTATTGCATCTAAAGCAGTTAAATTGTAAATTGTAGATTTTTTTTCAAACTTTGCTAAAGATATATTTTGTTTTATTAAATTTATACTATCTTTGTCAGAATCTACAAAGCTAGCATCTTTTGCCCCTCTAGATAGTGCTTCTATACCTATAGCACCACTACCACTAAATAAATCTAAAAAAGAACAATCGTAAAGATAAGGAGCAATTATATTAAATAAAGACTCTTTTATTCTGTCAGTAGTTGGTCTAGTATTTAAACCTTGTGGAGATTTAAGCTTTAAACCTCTAGCAGAGCCAGAAATAACTCTCATATATATTTTCCTTTCAACATAAATTATTCTTTTTTAATTATAACTAATTTCTATGTATTAGTAAAGTGAAAAAATATAAAAATAATTACAATTTTTATAAAAAATAGACAAAAAAATACAATATAGCAAATGTAAATTTATGTTAATTTTCTACAATGAAATATTATTTTCAATATTATTAAAAAATTGCTCAATTTTTTCTTTTAAAAGCTTATTTTTATCGCTTAAAAGCATAGGGTCTTTTTTATATAGATTTATAGAGGCTTTTTGCACTTGTTTTAAGATTTCTATATCTTTATAGAGATTAGCTATTTTCATATCTGGCAAACCGTGTTGCCTTGTACCAAAAAAGTCACCTGTACCTCTAAGTTGTAAGTCTTTTTCACTTAGTACAAATCCATCACTATATTTTACTAAAGTATCTAATCTTTCTTTAGACTGTTTATTTTTAGTATCACTTATTAATACACAATATGATTTATCACTACCTCGTCCAACACGACCTCTAAGCTGATGAAGCTGTGATATACCAAATCTTTCGGCGTTTTCTATAATCATTATTGTAGCATTAGGCACATTTATACCAACCTCTATAACAGTTGTAGATACTAAGACATCTATTTCACCTTTATAAAATTTTTCCATTATTTCTTGTTTTTCATTGTTTTTCATTTTACCGTGTATACATTCTATATTATAATTTAAAAATACCTCTTCTTTTAATTGTTGTGTGTACGATAAAACGGCTTTAAGCTCCATTTTCTCATTTTCTTCTATCATAGGGCATATAATATAAGATTGCCTTTTTTCATCGGCATTTTTTTTAATAAAATTATATATCCTAGGATAATATGTGGAATTTACAAAAATAGTATCTATTTTTTGTCTACCAGGAGGCAGTTTATCTATAATAGATATATCTAAATCACCATATAAAATAAGAGCTAATGTTCGAGGAATAGGCGTTGCTGTCATAACCAATGTATGAGGAGTTTCTCCTTTTTTTGATAGAAATTCTCGCTGTTTAACACCAAATCTATGTTGCTCATCTGTTATAACTGTTCCTAAATTATTAAATATTACTTTGTCTTGTATAATAGCGTGAGTTCCTATTATTATTTTGGCTTCGCCAGATTGTATTAGTTCATAGTTTTCTTTTTTTTCTTTAGCTTTTTGACTACCAGATAAGAATACACATTTTATATTTAGCTTATCAAATATATTTTTAAAGCTTTCAAAATGTTGGCTTGCTAAAACATCTGTTGGAGCCATTATAGCTGCCTGATAACCATTATTTACAGTTATATAGGCTAATATTTGGGCAATAACTGTTTTACCTGAACCTACATCTCCTTGTATTAGCCTATTCATAGCCTTATTTTTATTTAAATCTTCTATTATATCTTTTAAAACTTTATCTTGAGAATCTGTAAGTTTAAAAGGTAGTACATCTAAAATAGCATTAATATTTGTATTTTTTATACTTACATTACATTTTTTATGCTCTACAATACCTTTTAGTTGTAAAAGTTTTGTTTGTAGTAAAAATAATTCTTCAAAAACTAGTCTTTTTCTTGCCATAAAAAAACTTTTATTATCTTTAGGAAAATGTATATTTTCTATTGCAAATATTCTATCACACAGATTATTTTCTCTTAATATGTCTTCTGGTAAAAATTCTTCTATTTGGTTTTTAACAAGGCATAAAGTCTGGTTTATAAGCTCTCTAAAAAGTTTTTGAGAAAATTTATAAGTAGAAGCATATATAGGAACTATTCTTCCATTTGACAAAAGCTCTTTATTATCTATTATTTCATACTCTGGAGCTTTCATTTGTCTTCTACCATATTTTTCTATTACTTTGCCAGTAAAAATATAATCAGATTTATATTTTATGGTATTTTTTAAATAAGGTTGATTAAACCATACTATTTCTAAAAATTCACTACCATCATATATACGTATTTTTGTGATAGAAGTATGCTTAATTTTCATTGTTTCTGGTTTAGATACAACTTTTCCTTTTACTGTATTTATTTTATTTAATTCTATATCTTTTATTTTACATATATTACTTCTATCATCATAATCTCGTGGGAAATATTCTATAAGGTCATTTACAGTAAAAATATTTAATTTTTCTAGCTTTTTAGCACGTTCTTGGCCTATATTTTTTATATTTATAATACTATCAGAAAGTAGCATTTTTACCTCCTTATATATTTTAAAAGGAGCTAAAAAGCTCCCTTTAAAATTAATTATATTTAATTTAATTATTCAACCGAAATTATATAGTAATATAAAGGTTGACCTCCGTTAATAATTTCTATATCAACATAATCATAATTTTCACTAATATATTCTTCTAATAAACTAGCTTGTTCTTCTTTTATATCTTCTCCAAAATATATTGTTATTACACTAGCTTCTTCAGACTTTTGTAGCATAGCATCTATAAGCTTTTTAGCACCATCTTGTATATCTTTAGATACATTATTAATTTTACCTTCAAGCATACATAAAATGTCATTTTCTTTTATATCAAAATTATCAATCTTTGTTTCTCTAACGGCAAATGTAACTTGACCAGTAGATACATTTTTTATAGCATTTTCGATATTTTTAATATTTTCTTCTAAGCTAACATTAGGAAGAAAGCTTGTGAGAGCAGAAAAACCTTGAGTTATACTGATAGTATCTATAACACATATATTCTTTTTATCATAGGCTTCTTTTGCCTGCTTAGCTGCTAATATAATATTTTTATTATTAGGTAATATAAATACATTTTTAGCATTAACCTTTTCTACAGCAAGTAATATATCTTCTATACTAGGGTTCATAGTTTGACCACCTTGTATAATTTCATCTACACCAAATTCTTTAAAAAGGTTATTTATACCATCACCTATAGATACTGCAACAAATCCAAACTCTTTTTGATTTTCTTTATTTTTTTCTTCTTTTACATTAAAATCTATAAGGTTTGTATGTTGTGTTCTCATATTTTCTATTTTTATATTATCGAGGCTTCCAATTAACAAAGCTCTCTCTAAAACTTTACCAGGATTATCTGTATGAACGTGAATTTTTATAAAGTCATCATCACTAGCTAATACAATAGAATCTCCAATACTTTCTAAAAAAGATTTTAAATCTTTTTCTATTTCTTCATTATTGTTGTTAAGATTAATAAAAAATTCTGTACAATACCCATATTTTATTTCTACATTTTCTGTATTATTAGGTAAGTTATTTTCTTTAGAAGGAGTAATATCAAGCTCTACATAATCATTATTGTCAAACAAACCACCTTCTAATATACTTAAAAGACCTTTACCACCAGCATCTACAACACCAGCTTGTTTAAGCTCTGGTAACATATTAACAGTTTTATCTAGTATAGTATTTGCATAAGATATTACCTCTTGCATCATTTCTATAATATCATCTGTTTTATTAGCCATTTCTAAAGACTTTTCACTTATAGCTTTAGATATAGTAAGAATAGTACCTTCTTTTGGCTTCATAACAGCTTTATAGGCTGTTTCCATACCTTTTGTAAAAGCATTTGCTATATCTTTTGCATTTGCTATATCTTTTCCTTCTAATGCTTTGGAAAATCCTCTAAATAACTGAGATAAAATAACTCCAGAATTACCTCTAGCACCTCTTAAAGACCCAGAAGATAAAGCCTTTGAAACATCATATATATTTGGTGAATTTATTTTTGATACTTCTTTAGCAGCAGAGATAACTGTTAAAGACATATTTGTACCAGTATCTCCATCTGGTACTGGAAAAACATTTAAAGCATCTACTTTTTCTCTATTTTTATTAAGTCTGTTAGCCCCCGATATAATAAATTTCTTTAGTTTATACCCATCTAGCATTAATAGTTTCAATTGTTACATCCTCCAATTTTTAATCTTTTATTTTTATACCTTCAACAAATATGTTTATACAAGAAACATTCATACTTGTAGCTTCTTCTACTTTATATTTTACAGTACTTATTATAGTTTCTGCCACAGCTTTTATATTAGTACCATATTTTACAATAATATGTAAATCTATGATAAGTTTATTGTCTTCTATTTTAAGCTTTACACCTTTTGTAAGGCTTTCTATTTTTAAAAGCTTTACAATACCATCTTTCATATTTTTACTTGCCATACCAACTATTCCATAACATTCTGTCGTAGCAAGCCCTGCTATTTTAGCAATAGCTTCTGGTTCTATATTAATTGTACCTAATTCATTTTCTATATTAGCTATCATATGCTTACCTCCGTATAAAGTTTTATTATATTATACACCAAAAGGAATATATTTATCAACTATTTACTTTATTTATCTTATATATAGTTAAATTTTTACTTTATTTTTAGAAATAATTAGATTTTAAATATATTGTAGAAAATAATTGTATTAACTCGATACGTATGATATAATCTTATGAAGAATAGTTATATAAACTATTTTTTATTATTTAAGAGAAGGGAAGTTTATTTTTTATGAAAAAAAATTTATATTCAAATTTTGTTAGAGCTACAGCAGTTTCTTTAACAGTAGCTTTATCAGGAACAGCTGTTTTTGCAGATACGTATGCTAACAATGCTATTTTAAAAGAAAAGTCTCAAGACAGTGTAAAGTTAATTAAAGTTGATGTAAAAAAATCTACAATTCATCTATATATAAGTAAGGGGTTAAAAGTAGATGAAGCAAATGAAAGATATGGAGACAACAGTGGATTTAGCATCATATCAAAACGAAATGGAAAAGAAGTAAATTTACCAGATAGAGTTACAGATGTTGCTATTGGCAAAATTGGTAAAGAAAGTGTAATAGCTCTTACATTAGGATTTACACCAAAAGATGGTGCGGAATACATATTAGTATATGATTCTGAAAAAGGAAAACTTGAAGATAAAAGCGGAACTGGAAATAAATTAGAATCATTTAAAGTGAATTTAAAAACTGGAACTTTTGATGAAATAGTAGTAAAATCATCAGAAGAAGTAGAAACTAAACTCGAAAAAGAACCTGAAAAATTGCCAATGGTAGAAATAGTACCAAGTATTGAAGAAAGTACAGAAAGTACAACGGAAAGTAAACCAGTGGTAGAAATAGTACCAAGTGTAGAAGAAAGTACAGAAAGTACAACAGAAAGTAAACCAATGGTAGA containing:
- a CDS encoding YitT family protein, which gives rise to MEKYLKNNKKIAHIITLTLVIISAILQTFVIQSFIQPSGLLSSGFTGIALLINKISTSFFGHSISVSFLLVALNIPVALLCYRAISKRFVFYSLLQVFISSMLLKVVNFKPFFEKNDPILNVIFGGFLFGISIVLALKGRASTGGTDFIALYVSNKKGQSIWNYVFMFNVVLLCIFGILFGWSKAGYSILFQYVTTRTISTFHQRYVRVTLQMTTCKPKEVIEAYIKNFRHGLSCVDAIGGYSKKNVTVIHTVVSAYEVPEIVETMQMVDPYIIINSFKTEQFYGRFYQAPID
- the recG gene encoding ATP-dependent DNA helicase RecG, encoding MLLSDSIINIKNIGQERAKKLEKLNIFTVNDLIEYFPRDYDDRSNICKIKDIELNKINTVKGKVVSKPETMKIKHTSITKIRIYDGSEFLEIVWFNQPYLKNTIKYKSDYIFTGKVIEKYGRRQMKAPEYEIIDNKELLSNGRIVPIYASTYKFSQKLFRELINQTLCLVKNQIEEFLPEDILRENNLCDRIFAIENIHFPKDNKSFFMARKRLVFEELFLLQTKLLQLKGIVEHKKCNVSIKNTNINAILDVLPFKLTDSQDKVLKDIIEDLNKNKAMNRLIQGDVGSGKTVIAQILAYITVNNGYQAAIMAPTDVLASQHFESFKNIFDKLNIKCVFLSGSQKAKEKKENYELIQSGEAKIIIGTHAIIQDKVIFNNLGTVITDEQHRFGVKQREFLSKKGETPHTLVMTATPIPRTLALILYGDLDISIIDKLPPGRQKIDTIFVNSTYYPRIYNFIKKNADEKRQSYIICPMIEENEKMELKAVLSYTQQLKEEVFLNYNIECIHGKMKNNEKQEIMEKFYKGEIDVLVSTTVIEVGINVPNATIMIIENAERFGISQLHQLRGRVGRGSDKSYCVLISDTKNKQSKERLDTLVKYSDGFVLSEKDLQLRGTGDFFGTRQHGLPDMKIANLYKDIEILKQVQKASINLYKKDPMLLSDKNKLLKEKIEQFFNNIENNISL
- the coaD gene encoding pantetheine-phosphate adenylyltransferase; this encodes MNAVYPGSFDPPTNGHLDIITRASKLTDTLIVAVLNNHSKNPMFSTQEKIEMLKELTKNIPNVRVESFSGLLVDFCKKMDCKIVIRGLRALTDFEYEFQIALTNKTMNKEIETLFMPTDTQNLWLSSSVVKEIAIFGGQYDDMVPKIVKDKLEEKVNKGEY
- a CDS encoding Asp23/Gls24 family envelope stress response protein, encoding MIANIENELGTINIEPEAIAKIAGLATTECYGIVGMASKNMKDGIVKLLKIESLTKGVKLKIEDNKLIIDLHIIVKYGTNIKAVAETIISTVKYKVEEATSMNVSCINIFVEGIKIKD
- the rsmD gene encoding 16S rRNA (guanine(966)-N(2))-methyltransferase RsmD, producing MRVISGSARGLKLKSPQGLNTRPTTDRIKESLFNIIAPYLYDCSFLDLFSGSGAIGIEALSRGAKDASFVDSDKDSINLIKQNISLAKFEKKSTIYNLTALDAINKFSINNKKFDIIFLDPPYDKGLLLPVLKKIEDNEILKNDGFIICEQHINEPEIILQKLYTYRIKEYKTTKMVFLEYK
- a CDS encoding DAK2 domain-containing protein, with translation MKLLMLDGYKLKKFIISGANRLNKNREKVDALNVFPVPDGDTGTNMSLTVISAAKEVSKINSPNIYDVSKALSSGSLRGARGNSGVILSQLFRGFSKALEGKDIANAKDIANAFTKGMETAYKAVMKPKEGTILTISKAISEKSLEMANKTDDIIEMMQEVISYANTILDKTVNMLPELKQAGVVDAGGKGLLSILEGGLFDNNDYVELDITPSKENNLPNNTENVEIKYGYCTEFFINLNNNNEEIEKDLKSFLESIGDSIVLASDDDFIKIHVHTDNPGKVLERALLIGSLDNIKIENMRTQHTNLIDFNVKEEKNKENQKEFGFVAVSIGDGINNLFKEFGVDEIIQGGQTMNPSIEDILLAVEKVNAKNVFILPNNKNIILAAKQAKEAYDKKNICVIDTISITQGFSALTSFLPNVSLEENIKNIENAIKNVSTGQVTFAVRETKIDNFDIKENDILCMLEGKINNVSKDIQDGAKKLIDAMLQKSEEASVITIYFGEDIKEEQASLLEEYISENYDYVDIEIINGGQPLYYYIISVE